The window CGAGGACTTCGATGCCGACCAGGCGGCCACTTGCATCGAAGTCGATGTTGATCATTCCTTCTGCATCGACCGGGTCGCACGCGTACATCTTCGCCACCGGAGTACCGGGAGCCTGGAGGTACAGGTAGGCCGCGTTGGCGGTCGAGTCGTACGTGATCTTCACTGGCGCCATGGCACAGAGTCTCCCAATCTCACGCCATCCGTGCGTCTTCACGACTTCGAGCGACTGACTCGATCATGTCCCTTTCGATACCGGATACGGTCC of the Actinoplanes sichuanensis genome contains:
- a CDS encoding DUF2283 domain-containing protein, which produces MKITYDSTANAAYLYLQAPGTPVAKMYACDPVDAEGMINIDFDASGRLVGIEVLDARGKLAPEVLAGAEDITRRGPEGT